Within the Deinococcus aerolatus genome, the region GGAAGCTGCCGAATGGACGGCGAAGGCCATCGCCGGGGCGAAGAATGTTGAACTCAACGTGACGAGCTTGCAGGAGTGGGTCAAGGGCTGAGTTGGGTGTAACAGAGGATTGACTAGGTTAAAAACACTCTGATTTGATGACCCTGCCCGCTCCCGCTTCGGCTTTTGCCCGTGGTGGGGGCGAGCGGGCGGGGGTGTGGGGGGTTTGGGGGCTGTCGCCCGCACGCTCTATACTCGCTGTATGACGTTGCGGCCTACCCTTGTCTTCACCACCCACGCCGAGGCCGCCCGCACAGACCGGGAGGCGAACTGGGCCAAAACGCCCCAGCAGCGGTTGGCGGAAGTGGAGTTTTTACGCCGTCAGAGGTATCCGGATGGAATTGCCCCCCGACTTCAGCGAACTCTTGAACTTGTTGAACGCCCACGGCGTTGAGTATGTGCTGGTGGGCGGCTACGCGGTAGGGGCGCACGGTTTCCCGCGTTACACCGGGGATATGGATCTGTTTTACGGACTGGGAGAGGCAAACACGGTGCGTCTCTCGGCGGCTCTGGAGGACTTTGGATTGCCTTGTCCAGCGGCCCAACTGAACCAGGAAAACGTGATGTTTCGTCTGGGCGTCAAACCCGTCATGGTCGAGTTCATGAGCGAGATTACGGGGGTGACATTCGCGCAGGCGTGGGCCAACCGGGTGGTGTGGGAGCTGAACGGCCTGAGCGTCCCCATGATTTCACTGGCCGATCTGCGCGTGAACAAGGCCGCGACAGGACGGCATAAGGATCTGGCCGATCTGGAAGAATTGCCGGAGGAATGAGGCTTGTTTTTCCGTTACGTCCCTCGCCGTAAACTGCCCGCATGTCCACCCCGCGCAAGATCATTCATGTGGACATGGACGCCTTCTACGCGTCGGTGGAGCGGCGTGACGACGCGCGGCTGCGCGGGCGTCCGCTGGCGGTGGCCTGGGGCGGACGGCGCAGTGTGGTGTTAACCGCCAGCTACGAGGCGCGACCCTTCGGCGTCCGCAGCGCCATGCCGCTGTACCGGGCGCTGGAACGCTGTCCGGACCTGCTGGTGGTGCCGCCCCGTTTCGACGCCTACCGCGAGGTCAGCGCCCAGATTCGCGCGGTGTTTGCCCGCTATGCGCCGCTGGTGGAGCCGCTCTCGCTGGACGAGGCGTATCTGGACGTGACGGCTCCGTTGCGCGGCGGCCCCAGCGCCACCCGCATCGCCGGGGCCATTCGCGCCGAGATCCGGGCCGAGACGGGCTTGACCGCCACCGCCGGAGTCAGCGTCAACAAGTTCCTGGCCAAGCTGGCCAGCGGCATGAACAAGCCCGACGGTCTAACCGTGTTGCTGCCGCAAGAGGTAGACGGATTGCTGGCCTCACTCCCGGTGGGTGACTTTCACGGCATCGGCCCGGCCACCGCCGCCAAGCTGACCGCGCGGGGCATCCACACCGGGGCGGACCTGCGCGCCGCCTCGCCCGAACAGCTCTCGGCGCAGTTCGGCAAGAAGGGCGAGCATTTCTGGCGCATTGCCCACGGCCTGGATGACCGCCCGGTGGACCCGGACCGCCCGCACAAGAGCATCGGCGCGGAGGAAACCTACGGCGACGATCTGCGGAGCGTGGACGCGGTACTCACGCGCCTGCCGGTGCTGGCGGAGGCGGTGGAGCGCCGGCTGGCGCGGGCCGGGCTGGCGGGGCGCACGGTGGTTTTGAAGCTCAAGTTCAGTGACCGGGCCATCGTCACCCGCCGCGTCACGCTGCCTGCCCCGGTCCATCTGGCCCCCGATCTGGCCCGCGCCGCCGCACGCTCGCTGACGCCAGAGCTGCTGTCCGGGCGGGGGGTGCGGCTGGCCGGGATCACGGCAGCGGGCCTGTGTGGACTGGGGGAGAGGCCCGCACAGCCGGGGCTGTTCGACTGATACGGACTCCGAGCGAAGGGTGTTGAAAACACCTGAAACTCCGAGCGGAGCGAGAACGAGAAAAACGGGTTCCGGGCGTGGAGTGGAGTGCAGGGACCGGCGCTGTCCCGATTCCTGCACTCCACTCCACGCCCGGAACCCGTATAGGGTGGGCTAGCGCCGGTCCCGGTAGCGCCGGATTAGCGTGTTGGTACTGCTGTCATGCTCCAGTTGCGGCTCCGCGCCCGGCTTCAGCTCTGGCACGATCTTTCCGGCCAGCACCTTGCCCAGCTCCACACCCCACTGGTCAAAGGAATTGATGTTCCACACGGCCCCCTGCACGAAGACCTTGTGCTCGTACAGCGCGATCAATGCGCCCAGTGTGCGCGGCGTCAGCCGGTCGGCCAGAATGGTGTTGGTGGGCCGGTTGCCGTCAAACACACGGTGCGGGGCCAGCGCCGGGTCCACACCCTCGGCCAGCACGGCGTCCAGCGACTTGCCGAAGGCCAGCGCCTCGGTCTGCGCGAACACGTTGGCCATCAGCAGGTCGTGGTGGGGCGGGCCGTCGGGTGTGGGCAGCGGATTCAGGGTCTGACAGAATCCGATAAAGTCGCAGGGAATCAGCTGGGTGCCCTGGTGAATCAGCTGGTAGAAGGCGTGCTGGCCGTTGGTGCCGGGCTGACCCCAGATCACTGGCCCGGTCTGGTAGTCCACCGCCTGCCCGTCTAAGGTGATGTGCTTGCCGTTGCTCTCCATGTCCAGCTGTTGCAGGTAGGCGGGGAAGAATTGCAGGTACTGGTCATACGGCAGCACGGCGTGGCTCTGCGCGCCAAAGAAATTGTTGTACCACACGCCCAGCATTCCCATCAGCACCGGGAGGTTGCCCTCCAGCGGCGCGGTGCGGAAGTGTTCATCCATGTCGTGAAAGCCGGCCAGCAGCTCATGAAACCCGTCCGGGCCGATGGCGAGCATCACGCTCAGGCCAATCGCGCTGTCCATGCTGTAGCGCCCGCCCACCCAGTCCCAGAACCCGAACATGTTGGCGGTGTCGATGCCGAAGTTCTGCACGGCGCCCTCGTTGGTGGACACGGCGACGAAATGGCGGGCGACGGCGGCCCTGTCCCCCAGCGCCGAGAGCAGCCAGACGCGGGCCGAGGCCGCGTTGGCCATCGTCTCCTGCGTGGTAAAGGTCTTGGAACTCACGATGAACAGCGTCTCGGCGGGGTCCAGATCGCGGGTCTTTTCCACCAGGTCGGTGCCGTCCACGTTGGAGACGAAGCGCATGGTCAGGTCGCGCTGGGCGTAGTGCTTCAGCGCTTCATACGCCATCACCGGCCCCAGATCGCTGCCGCCGATGCCGATATTGACGATGTTTTTAATCGGTTTGCCCGTAAAGCCCGCCCACTGCCCGGCCCGCACCGCACCGGCGAAGGTCGCCATGCGGTCCAGCACCTCATGCACGTCCGAGACGACGTTGTGACCATCCACCATGACCGTGGCTCCCCTCGGCTGGCGCAGGGCGGTGTGCAGCACGGCGCGGTTCTCGGTCACGTTGATGCGCTCTCCGGCGAACATGGCGTCGCGTTTTTGTTCCACGCCCGTCTCGCGCGCCAGATTCAGCAGCAGGGTCAGCGTCTCGTCTGTCACCCGGTTCTTGCTGTAGTCCAGGTAAAGGCCCGCGGCCTCGGCGTTCAGCCTTTCGCCGCGCTGCGCGTCATGGGCAAACAGATCGGCCAGCAGGGTGTCCTTCATCATCCGGTGGTGCCCGGTCAGGGCCGTCCAGGCGGGCAGTTCGGTCAGGGTGGTGGGCATCGTGGACCTCCGTGGTGGTGGGGTGGATTTGGGAAATGGGGCTGTCGAGAACCGTTCGCCGGAGCATAGCGCCCCCGTCACGGGGCGGGGAGACCGGGCGAATCGGGGCCGCAGATGGGCCTGAGGCCCGGTGTCTTAACCGACCAGAGACGGATTCCAGCGGTCTCTGG harbors:
- the dinB gene encoding DNA polymerase IV; protein product: MSTPRKIIHVDMDAFYASVERRDDARLRGRPLAVAWGGRRSVVLTASYEARPFGVRSAMPLYRALERCPDLLVVPPRFDAYREVSAQIRAVFARYAPLVEPLSLDEAYLDVTAPLRGGPSATRIAGAIRAEIRAETGLTATAGVSVNKFLAKLASGMNKPDGLTVLLPQEVDGLLASLPVGDFHGIGPATAAKLTARGIHTGADLRAASPEQLSAQFGKKGEHFWRIAHGLDDRPVDPDRPHKSIGAEETYGDDLRSVDAVLTRLPVLAEAVERRLARAGLAGRTVVLKLKFSDRAIVTRRVTLPAPVHLAPDLARAAARSLTPELLSGRGVRLAGITAAGLCGLGERPAQPGLFD
- the pgi gene encoding glucose-6-phosphate isomerase encodes the protein MPTTLTELPAWTALTGHHRMMKDTLLADLFAHDAQRGERLNAEAAGLYLDYSKNRVTDETLTLLLNLARETGVEQKRDAMFAGERINVTENRAVLHTALRQPRGATVMVDGHNVVSDVHEVLDRMATFAGAVRAGQWAGFTGKPIKNIVNIGIGGSDLGPVMAYEALKHYAQRDLTMRFVSNVDGTDLVEKTRDLDPAETLFIVSSKTFTTQETMANAASARVWLLSALGDRAAVARHFVAVSTNEGAVQNFGIDTANMFGFWDWVGGRYSMDSAIGLSVMLAIGPDGFHELLAGFHDMDEHFRTAPLEGNLPVLMGMLGVWYNNFFGAQSHAVLPYDQYLQFFPAYLQQLDMESNGKHITLDGQAVDYQTGPVIWGQPGTNGQHAFYQLIHQGTQLIPCDFIGFCQTLNPLPTPDGPPHHDLLMANVFAQTEALAFGKSLDAVLAEGVDPALAPHRVFDGNRPTNTILADRLTPRTLGALIALYEHKVFVQGAVWNINSFDQWGVELGKVLAGKIVPELKPGAEPQLEHDSSTNTLIRRYRDRR
- a CDS encoding nucleotidyltransferase; amino-acid sequence: MELPPDFSELLNLLNAHGVEYVLVGGYAVGAHGFPRYTGDMDLFYGLGEANTVRLSAALEDFGLPCPAAQLNQENVMFRLGVKPVMVEFMSEITGVTFAQAWANRVVWELNGLSVPMISLADLRVNKAATGRHKDLADLEELPEE